A DNA window from Doryrhamphus excisus isolate RoL2022-K1 chromosome 2, RoL_Dexc_1.0, whole genome shotgun sequence contains the following coding sequences:
- the lman2 gene encoding vesicular integral-membrane protein VIP36 isoform X2, producing the protein MKSFKMFRGYACFFIIFTFRLACSDITDGNAEHLKREHSLMKPYQGVGTSPSSQWDFSGSTLVTSSYVRLTPDERSKQGSIWNTVPCYLKDWEMHVHFKVHGLGKKNLHGDGIALWYTKDKVHAGPVFSDNALFHGLAVFIDTYSNDDSADRSFPYVSAMVNNGSLSYDHGKDGRSSELGGCSAEIRNRDTDTYLAIRYSKGRLTVMLDVDDKNEWKECIDIGGVRLPTGYYFGASAATGDLSDNHDIISMKLYQLMVEHTPEEESLDWTKIEPSVGLLKSPKDNIDDPTGNFRGTPLTGWKVFLLLLCALLGIVVCGVVGAVVFQKRQERNKRFY; encoded by the exons ATGAAGAGTTTTAAAATGTTTCGCGGCTATGCGTGTTTCTTTATTATATTCACTTTTCGACTGGCGTGTAGCGACATTACGGACGGAAACGCGGAACATTTAAAAAGAGAGCACTCGTTAATGAAACCATACCAAG GAGTGGGTACCAGCCCGTCCAGCCAGTGGGATTTCTCTGGAAGCACCTTGGTGACCAGCTCGTACGTGAGACTCACCCCGGATGAGAGGAGCAAGCAGGGATCCATATGGAATACCGTG CCTTGTTACCTCAAAGACTGGGAGATGCACGTCCACTTCAAAGTCCACGGACTCGGCAAGAAGAATCTCCACGGCGACGGCATCGCTCTCTGGTACACGAAAGACAAAGTACATGCTG GGCCCGTCTTCTCCGACAACGCGCTCTTCCACGGCCTGGCTGTTTTTATCGATACGTACTCTAATGACGACTCGGCTGAC cgtTCCTTCCCGTACGTGTCGGCCATGGTGAACAACGGCTCGCTGAGCTACGACCACGGCAAAGACGGACGCTCGTCGGAGCTGGGCGGCTGCTCGGCCGAGATCCGCAACAGAGACACCGACACCTACCTCGCCATACGCTACTCTAAAGGACGACTGACC GTGATGCTGGATGTGGACGACAAGAACGAGTGGAAGGAGTGTATCGACATCGGAGGCGTTCGTCTGCCGACGGGGTATTATTTCGGCGCATCGGCGGCCACGGGTGATCTCTCAG ACAACCACGACATCATCTCCATGAAGCTCTACCAGCTGATGGTGGAACACACGCCCGAGGAGGAGAGCCTGGACTGGACCAAGATCGAGCCCAGCGTCGGCCTCCTCAAGTCGCCCAAAG ACAACATCGACGATCCGACGGGAAACTTCCGTGGAACACCTCTCACGGGATGGAAGGTCTTCCTGTTGCTGCTGTGCGCCCTGCTGGGCATCGTGGTGTGCGGGGTGGTGGGGGCGGTGGTGTTCCAGAAGAGGCAGGAACGGAACAAGCGCTTCTAttga
- the lman2 gene encoding vesicular integral-membrane protein VIP36 isoform X1 — MKSFKMFRGYACFFIIFTFRLACSDITDGNAEHLKREHSLMKPYQGVGTSPSSQWDFSGSTLVTSSYVRLTPDERSKQGSIWNTVPCYLKDWEMHVHFKVHGLGKKNLHGDGIALWYTKDKVHAGTVFGSQDRFLGLAVFLDTFRNDLHGMDRSFPYVSAMVNNGSLSYDHGKDGRSSELGGCSAEIRNRDTDTYLAIRYSKGRLTVMLDVDDKNEWKECIDIGGVRLPTGYYFGASAATGDLSDNHDIISMKLYQLMVEHTPEEESLDWTKIEPSVGLLKSPKDNIDDPTGNFRGTPLTGWKVFLLLLCALLGIVVCGVVGAVVFQKRQERNKRFY; from the exons ATGAAGAGTTTTAAAATGTTTCGCGGCTATGCGTGTTTCTTTATTATATTCACTTTTCGACTGGCGTGTAGCGACATTACGGACGGAAACGCGGAACATTTAAAAAGAGAGCACTCGTTAATGAAACCATACCAAG GAGTGGGTACCAGCCCGTCCAGCCAGTGGGATTTCTCTGGAAGCACCTTGGTGACCAGCTCGTACGTGAGACTCACCCCGGATGAGAGGAGCAAGCAGGGATCCATATGGAATACCGTG CCTTGTTACCTCAAAGACTGGGAGATGCACGTCCACTTCAAAGTCCACGGACTCGGCAAGAAGAATCTCCACGGCGACGGCATCGCTCTCTGGTACACGAAAGACAAAGTACATGCTG GCACCGTGTTTGGAAGCCAGGATCGCTTTCTGGGCCTGGCTGTTTTTTTGGACACCTTCCGCAACGACCTGCACGGCATGGAC cgtTCCTTCCCGTACGTGTCGGCCATGGTGAACAACGGCTCGCTGAGCTACGACCACGGCAAAGACGGACGCTCGTCGGAGCTGGGCGGCTGCTCGGCCGAGATCCGCAACAGAGACACCGACACCTACCTCGCCATACGCTACTCTAAAGGACGACTGACC GTGATGCTGGATGTGGACGACAAGAACGAGTGGAAGGAGTGTATCGACATCGGAGGCGTTCGTCTGCCGACGGGGTATTATTTCGGCGCATCGGCGGCCACGGGTGATCTCTCAG ACAACCACGACATCATCTCCATGAAGCTCTACCAGCTGATGGTGGAACACACGCCCGAGGAGGAGAGCCTGGACTGGACCAAGATCGAGCCCAGCGTCGGCCTCCTCAAGTCGCCCAAAG ACAACATCGACGATCCGACGGGAAACTTCCGTGGAACACCTCTCACGGGATGGAAGGTCTTCCTGTTGCTGCTGTGCGCCCTGCTGGGCATCGTGGTGTGCGGGGTGGTGGGGGCGGTGGTGTTCCAGAAGAGGCAGGAACGGAACAAGCGCTTCTAttga